The Verrucomicrobium spinosum DSM 4136 = JCM 18804 genome includes a region encoding these proteins:
- a CDS encoding nuclear transport factor 2 family protein — translation MAVMFDSSAALIAEWIANANSGRVEGLIDLYAKDAILLPTFSSRPIHTPEAMRQYFQNLSAQKDLHVSLHESTLRVQPLRAEIEAASGIYRFSFRIDDEPLAFEARFTYVLDLTLAAPIITHHSSQIPRNLP, via the coding sequence ATGGCTGTCATGTTTGACTCCTCCGCCGCCTTGATCGCAGAATGGATTGCCAACGCCAACTCTGGAAGAGTGGAGGGCTTGATCGACCTTTATGCAAAAGACGCAATCCTGCTGCCCACCTTCTCTTCGCGCCCCATCCACACGCCCGAAGCGATGAGGCAGTATTTCCAGAACCTCTCTGCTCAGAAGGACTTGCACGTCTCGCTGCATGAAAGCACGCTAAGAGTGCAGCCGCTGCGTGCAGAGATAGAAGCAGCCAGCGGCATCTATCGATTTTCATTCAGGATTGATGATGAGCCCCTGGCCTTTGAAGCGCGGTTTACCTATGTGCTCGACCTGACTCTGGCAGCCCCCATAATCACTCATCATTCGTCCCAGATCCCCCGGAATCTCCCGTGA
- the hisI gene encoding phosphoribosyl-AMP cyclohydrolase translates to MSAPLPSPQFQPRHSVAQVEEGCELAPKFDEQGLIPCVTTDVESGEVLMHGYMNAESLSKTILWRQAVYWSRSRKKLWHKGATSGLVQNVAEIRVDDDQDCIWLKVRVTGGASCHVGYRSCFYRRVSLSPADSGYALEFAEDSKVFDPQSVYGDAPNPTRL, encoded by the coding sequence ATGTCTGCCCCACTACCCAGTCCCCAATTTCAACCTCGCCACTCCGTTGCCCAAGTGGAGGAAGGTTGTGAACTCGCCCCCAAATTTGATGAGCAAGGCTTGATCCCCTGCGTGACTACTGACGTTGAGAGCGGTGAGGTGTTGATGCACGGCTATATGAACGCGGAGTCTCTGTCGAAAACGATTCTCTGGAGGCAGGCGGTGTATTGGAGCCGGAGCAGAAAGAAGCTATGGCACAAAGGGGCAACCAGCGGGCTCGTGCAGAATGTGGCGGAGATACGCGTGGACGATGACCAGGACTGCATCTGGCTCAAGGTGCGCGTCACAGGCGGAGCCTCCTGCCATGTAGGCTACCGCTCCTGCTTTTACCGGCGTGTTTCATTGAGCCCGGCAGACAGCGGGTACGCACTGGAGTTTGCCGAAGATTCCAAAGTGTTTGATCCACAATCCGTCTATGGCGATGCGCCGAACCCCACCCGTCTATGA
- a CDS encoding GTP-binding protein, which translates to MKKIPLVLIAGFLGAGKTTFLQELLTALKRWNVPASVVINDFENAEVDAARLRHTAGMVVETVSGACVCCSSLEEFLGKLATIEVAEGGVLLVEANGTSDYITLIAALTARAEAGRFISPLQVTMIDASRWQNRYWHNKLECEQVQTSTHWCLRHHGKAAKKRLLSVRKQVTKLAPKAVETDADYFAQYLSLLCTFSTPEEAPQPVGRLESHSDFGDEDDDGDTSSPSHRPHVHHHVHHHHDELAFTSMMVTLPEVVETRDLKRVLDGLPESVLRVKGICRLAAYPGMVFSIQHLRPEVETWCEPVGEVEIEPTCIIIGVGMPAHEIRAEFQAIPLARMQDDPLDRTRALPEIVSSAQHGADAWT; encoded by the coding sequence ATGAAAAAAATTCCACTTGTGTTGATCGCTGGATTTCTTGGAGCAGGCAAAACCACTTTCCTTCAAGAGTTGCTCACCGCCTTAAAGCGATGGAACGTCCCGGCAAGCGTGGTGATCAACGATTTCGAGAACGCTGAAGTGGACGCTGCGCGACTGCGCCACACGGCTGGCATGGTCGTGGAAACGGTGAGCGGCGCTTGCGTATGCTGCTCGTCTCTGGAGGAGTTTCTGGGAAAGCTCGCCACCATTGAAGTCGCTGAAGGAGGCGTGTTGCTGGTGGAGGCAAATGGCACTTCGGACTACATCACGCTGATTGCGGCTCTCACGGCACGGGCGGAGGCCGGGAGGTTCATCTCGCCGCTGCAGGTGACCATGATTGATGCGAGCCGTTGGCAGAATCGCTACTGGCACAACAAACTGGAGTGTGAGCAGGTGCAAACCTCCACGCACTGGTGCCTGCGTCATCATGGGAAGGCTGCCAAGAAGCGGTTGCTGAGTGTGCGCAAGCAAGTGACAAAACTTGCTCCCAAAGCGGTTGAAACCGACGCGGATTACTTTGCGCAATACCTGAGCCTGTTGTGCACTTTTTCCACACCCGAGGAAGCCCCCCAACCGGTGGGGAGGCTTGAGTCACATTCAGACTTTGGGGACGAGGATGATGACGGCGACACTTCAAGTCCCTCTCATCGACCGCATGTTCATCATCACGTTCATCACCACCATGACGAGCTGGCCTTCACCTCCATGATGGTAACGTTGCCTGAGGTGGTAGAGACGCGGGATCTGAAACGGGTGCTGGATGGGCTGCCAGAGAGTGTTTTGCGGGTGAAGGGCATCTGCAGGCTGGCGGCGTATCCCGGCATGGTGTTCTCAATCCAACACCTTCGTCCCGAGGTGGAGACATGGTGTGAGCCGGTCGGCGAAGTGGAAATCGAGCCCACTTGCATCATCATCGGTGTGGGCATGCCCGCTCACGAAATCCGCGCCGAGTTTCAGGCAATACCCCTGGCAAGAATGCAGGACGACCCACTCGACCGCACCCGTGCATTGCCGGAGATAGTTTCCTCTGCCCAGCATGGCGCTGATGCCTGGACGTGA
- a CDS encoding DUF4384 domain-containing protein, which yields MVRPSLSSSAYIACAAAAVAFVTLTAGCKKEAPASPSTQTTAPPATATAATTTDKPSTSAVPTAAETANLPPAGASEGPFQITTNQPSYQTGDRQSVGIRTPESGWLYVGAINADGGVLLYYPNPSQPSGKVFKDRTIKLPPESGLRAEEMWDINTALPEGVNKSREIVFAILSHQPIADLKLDWGVDQRDALTKAGILAEGAKPTSPGSKCFPKTDKHQVAWREYDITRAPEHAEKPAP from the coding sequence ATGGTCCGCCCCTCCCTCTCCTCCTCCGCCTATATTGCCTGTGCCGCTGCCGCGGTGGCTTTCGTCACCTTGACCGCTGGGTGCAAGAAGGAAGCCCCCGCTTCTCCCTCCACCCAAACGACCGCTCCCCCCGCAACGGCTACCGCAGCCACCACGACAGACAAGCCTTCCACCAGCGCTGTCCCGACAGCCGCCGAAACCGCAAATCTCCCTCCCGCAGGTGCCTCGGAAGGGCCCTTCCAGATCACCACCAACCAACCCTCCTACCAGACTGGTGACCGCCAGAGCGTGGGCATCCGCACACCCGAAAGTGGCTGGCTCTATGTGGGGGCGATCAACGCAGATGGAGGCGTGCTCCTCTATTATCCCAACCCCTCCCAGCCCAGCGGCAAGGTGTTCAAGGACCGCACCATCAAGCTTCCGCCCGAGTCGGGGCTTCGTGCTGAAGAAATGTGGGACATCAACACGGCACTCCCCGAAGGCGTGAACAAGAGCCGCGAGATCGTCTTTGCCATCCTCTCCCATCAACCCATCGCCGATCTGAAGCTGGACTGGGGCGTGGATCAACGTGATGCCCTCACCAAAGCCGGGATCCTCGCCGAAGGTGCCAAACCTACCTCCCCAGGCTCCAAGTGTTTCCCTAAGACCGACAAACATCAAGTGGCATGGCGTGAGTATGATATCACGCGGGCTCCAGAACATGCTGAGAAACCGGCACCGTGA